One Coregonus clupeaformis isolate EN_2021a chromosome 33, ASM2061545v1, whole genome shotgun sequence DNA window includes the following coding sequences:
- the LOC121549313 gene encoding uncharacterized protein LOC121549313, whose protein sequence is MGIMAAKCCAGGLFLVLLFWGVHCYPYQQAYKTGPVYRRPPTLYGPPVKPSQNDAYARYYFLTKQRDPTGSGSSLPGPVESGHPIEGGSSPGVQSFALQKTAASPHLVPEQTRCVPAGTTHPSTLPLRPLCESPPIKFQAGDISHFESVYEHGNSQSESEDQQFPLPEVEAGSIPAPLPAIIAPPLPRVHRPEPSKEGLEANYGELFIAGKFPAGTITHFRTNYAHGNEQWSSAGFVRYRPAPVQYRPLFPHGASSDQ, encoded by the exons ATGGGTATTATGGCTGCTAAATGTTGCGCAGG tgGGCTCTTCCTGGTTTTGCTGTTCTGGGGTGTTCATTGCTATCCCTATCAACAAG cctaCAAGACGGGCCCAGTCTACCGGAGACCGCCAACTCTGTATGGTCCACCTGTCAAACCCAGCCAGAATGACGCCTACGCACGCTACTACTTCCTTACGAAACAGCGTGATCCCACTGGTTCTGGGTCAAGCCTCCCTGGTCCTGTTGAGTCTGGGCATCCAATTGAAGGTGGCTCCAGTCCAGGTGTTCAGAGTTTTGCTCTTCAGAAGACTGCTGCTTCCCCTCACCTCGTTCCTGAACAGACTAGATGTGTTCCTGCTGGAACAACACACCCTAGTACTCTTCCACTACGTCCCCTGTGTGAGTCTCCACCAATTAAGTTCCAGGCAGGGGATATCTCTCACTTTGAGAGTGTCTATGAGCATGGCAACAGTCAGAGTGAGTCTGAAGACCAACAGTTCCCTCTTCCTGAGGTTGAGGCAGGCTCCATTCCAGCCCCACTGCCTGCTATAATAGCCCCACCCCTACCCAGAGTTCATAGACCAGAGCCTAGCAAGGAAGGGCTTGAAGCTAATTATGGTGAGCTGTTCATCGCTGGGAAGTTCCCTGCTGGCACCATCACCCACTTCAGAACCAACTATGCGCATGGGAACGAACAATGGAGTTCAGCTGGTTTCGTCAGGTACCGTCCTGCTCCCGTCCAATACCGACCACTATTTCCTCACGGTGCTAGCAGTGACCAGTAG
- the LOC121549287 gene encoding uncharacterized protein LOC121549287, with amino-acid sequence MAAAGLLLVLLFCGVHCYPYQQAYRMGSFRLRAPSPHDPPDYDPVAVDPSHSGPYSLSKLPGPVESGSDVGVSSPSVQRSAPNSYKAAQKTAASPYLIPQAPEQTGCVPSGTTDPSILPLRPLCEPPPRKFQAGDISHFESVYEHGNSQSESEDQQFPLPEVEAGSIPAPLPATIASPLPRVLRPEPSQEGLEANYGELFIAGKFPAGTITHFRTNYEHGNNQWRSAGFIRYYPAPVTYKPLFPKPGDAQDQGKEDSRSAKGQVGSSPPQQIQGGYYGLTDGDFMTPRVVGSPHVLAGSGSSQETSSSDPQNLEQDPWAPDLIEALWNQESEIPVHGRSYGPHHYYRHRGYQASSSKSLPG; translated from the exons ATGGCTGCAGC TGGGCTCCTCCTGGTGTTGCTGTTCTGTGGTGTTCATTGCTATCCCTATCAACAAG CCTACAGAATGGGCTCATTCCGCCTGAGGGCGCCTTCTCCACATGATCCACCTGATTATGACCCAGTGGCTGTTGACCCCAGCCATAGTGGCCCCTACAGCCTTTCAAAGCTTCCTGGTCCTGTTGAATCTGGTAGTGATGTTGGTGTCTCAAGTCCCAGTGTTCAGCGTTCTGCTCCAAATTCCTATAAAGCTGCTCAGAAGACTGCTGCTTCCCCTTATCTCATTCCTCAGGCTCCTGAACAGACTGGATGTGTTCCTTCTGGAACAACTGACCCTAGTATTCTTCCACTACGTCCCTTGTGTGAGCCTCCACCTCGTAAGTTCCAGGCAGGGGATATCTCTCACTTTGAGAGTGTCTATGAACATGGCAACAGTCAGAGTGAGTCTGAAGACCAACAGTTCCCCCTTCCTGAGGTTGAGGCAGGCTCCATTCCAGCCCCACTGCCTGCTACAATAGCCTCACCCCTACCCAGAGTTCTTAGGCCAGAGCCTAGCCAGGAAGGGCTTGAAGCTAATTATGGTGAGCTGTTCATCGCTGGGAAGTTCCCTGCTGGCACCATCACCCACTTCAGAACCAACTATGAGCATGGGAACAACCAATGGAGATCAGCTGGTTTCATCAGGTACTATCCTGCTCCTGTCACATACAAACCACTATTTCCTAAACCCGGTGATGCCCAGGACCAAGGTAAAGAGGACTCTCGCTCTGCCAAGGGTCAGGTTGGCTCCAGTCCTCCCCAGCAGATCCAGGGTGGCTACTATGGTTTAACTGATGGGGACTTCATGACACCACGG GTTGTTGGCTCTCCCCATGTTCTAGCTGGTTCCGGTTCTTCTCAGGAGACCTCCAGCTCCGACCCTCAGAACCTTGAACAAGACCCTTGGGCCCCTGACTTAATCGAGGCTCTCTGGAATCAGGAATCAGAA ATCCCAGTCCACGGACGTAGTTATGGACCTCACCATTACTACCGTCATCGGGGTTACCAAGCCTCTAGCTCTAAGTCTCTACCTGGATAA